Genomic segment of Juglans microcarpa x Juglans regia isolate MS1-56 chromosome 7S, Jm3101_v1.0, whole genome shotgun sequence:
caggcctactccttctgatttacagtttgaagaaaaggtttttcaaaaccaatcttcttactctgccgaCAAGGTTTACGAGTGGAATATTGATAGATTCTCTGAACAATAAATCATCAATACCATGAGTAATATGTCACTTGtggcaaatgcttatgtgaataacaatattagacaacctgatattgttaagattttaacacaaggattttcTGGTATTTTAAGAAATTGGTGGGACAAACATCTCACCAATGATACTAGAGAAACTATTCAGAACGtcgtcaagtgtaatgatgaagggttacctattttttatgaatccattgGGATGGCCCAacctgatggagttaatactttgatttatactattttgaaacatttttttggaacaccatctgatataactagtCACATCAgtgaccagttaaataatcttcgatgtcatcagatgtctgattatagatagtatcaagatgtttttatttctagagTCATGCTTCAGGACgatagccagaagccttactggaaagaaaaatttattgatggattacctcGTTTGTTTGCATACAAAGTGAATGATGAGcttactattgctgggtctctCAATTACGACAAATGCACTTATGGTGATATTTGTAGTGTAATTAAGAAACTTAGTATTAGTAtatgtaatgatcaaagaatacTTCGAgaacagatgagaaatagcaagaaagccaaatacaaAATGGggacattttgtgaacaatttggcctTCCTACTATCGTTCCGTCTAAAAGGAAGCATAAGTTTTCTAAATCTCATGagggtatcaggagaaaaccccgtgatgaattttataaaaaaacttataaaaaaacctttttctaagccattttctaacaaaaagaaatctaaagattcttctcaaggaaaatgttttatttgtagCAAACCTGGACATTTTGCAGATAAATGTcctaaaaaaaccaaaaaattaaaaaaaaagcttaatCAGCTGGATATTGATAACAACGATAAAGAATAGTTATTCCAACTCCTAGAtatagcttcgtcttcatcgtctaatatccttgagttcagttctagtgattcagaatatcactctaAACTGGTCTCTTGATCCTAttggtcctaagctaggttgcgattgtaatgatacttgttgcaaGTCTAAGGCTAAGACAGTTCATGTCTTAACTATggctgaagaacaagaaaatcttttgctaaccttgatttctcaaattacaaatcatgaaattaaagaagaatatcttcttaaactAAAGGAGACGATGGTTCATCAAGAACCAGAACCTTCTAAGCAAAGGATAAGTTTTCAAGAAatcttggagagatttcaaaagaaaaaactcaaggaaatttctacttctgatttacaacacgaaataaatcttgttaaaaaagaaattgttgaactcagatctgaggttaacaaccttaagtctgaaaatgagattttgaaacaagaatttttagtgtttaaaattgataaacaacttgatcaagatATTCATTCagataatgagcaaacaaatgattcaggttcaagccaacatgagttagctgctgataaccagatttgtttgatTCATCATActattcctccaaaatggttttctaggGTTACTATTCTTGCTGCCCCTGATTTCcgattttctgttgttgctaagattgattccggatcagactgGAATTGTATTCAAGAAtgactcattcctagcaaatattttgaaaaatcttctgaaaaattattttcggcAAATGGGTCTCAGAAGAAGATCAATTATGAGCTGAACAATTCTCATGTTTGCCAAAACAATGTTTGTTTCAAGATTCCTTTTGTTTTAAtcagaaacatgtctgacaaagtcaTTTTAGGAATCTCATTTATTTCTTccttatatccttttttgactgaaaaagatggtattactactgacccttttggtcaaaaagtcaaattcaaatttgcttCTCGTCAAAAGATTGATCaggataaaggtttgaaatctttactttttgcaaaacaaaaacatctgaaCTTCCTCCAGCAGGAGATcagatataaaaagatttctgaacaattatcctccccaattttgatttcaaaaattgatgattttagcaAGCGTCTTGTTTctgatgtttgttctgatttactaaatgctttttggcataggaagaaacacattgTTTCTCTTCCTTATACcaaagattttaataaaaaagatatttcaaCTAAATCCAGGCTCATTCAAATGAATAgccagactttagaattctgccaaaacaaaattatagatcttaagaaaaaaggcataattagagatAGCAAGTCCCCATGGTCTTGTCTTGCTTTTTATGTCCAGAAAAATCCTGAACTATAgagaggtacccctcgtctagtcatcaACTACAAACCCTTGAATAAAGTCTtagagtggattaggtaccctattcccaataaaaatgacttaattcataggttaagTGATGCAGTTGTCTTCTCTAAATTTGACCTAAAATCAGATTTTTGGTAAATTCAAATAGCCGAATCAGATAGGTATATGACAGCTTTTGTTACCCAATTTggtcattacgaatggaatgtgatgtcattcagtctcaaaaatgccccaagtgagtttcaaaatatcatgaacgatATCTTCAATTCGTTCACTATTTTcaccatcgtctatatagatgatgttcttattttttctaaatctattgataaacatttgaattcgtttctagacatcattagaatcaatggtcttgtcgtatctgcgaaaaagatcaaattgttcCAAGCCAAGATTAGAtttcttggttatgatatttctgaaggtaaAATCAAGCCCATCCAAAGAGCTATTGAatttgccgacaaattccctgatgtcattactgacaaaaaacaattgcagagatttttaggatctctcaattatgttgctgatttctacaaggatatgaggaaacaatgtcgtcctctATTCAAACGGCTTCTTTCCAATCCTCCaccttggacagaaatccatactaatctGGTAAGGAAAATTAAGgcacatgtcaagactcttccgtgccttggtatccctacttctgattcattcaaaattgttgaaacagatgcctctgacattagttatggtggcattctgaaacaatctgtttcaccaggttcttctgaacaaattgttcgcttccattctgCAACCtagaatcctgcacaagaaaaatatagtaccattaaaaaagaaattttatctatagtactatgtatttctaaatttcaatctgatctTCTTAACAATAAGTTTTTATTacgtattgattgcatgagtgctaaatttattttacaaaaagatgttgaaaacattgcatcaaaatatatttttgcacgatgacaaagtattttaagtgttttttatttcgatattgaatatatcaaaACCACTACTAATTCCATTCCTGATTTTCTTACTTGTGAATTCTTGCaaacacccaaccatgagcaaaaagaaaggaaaagaaaaaggaaaagtaaacCCTCCACCTCCactacccagtataaaactcatcaagaatgagtctaaATCCACCCCTGTGCCCAGTGCTCTTTCCACAACACtagatattgccaataggtacACACGTCTTAGTAAAATTATGCAACCCGTGACCTTTGCGTCAACGGTTTCTATGCCTTTTTATCtatatgcgaaagcaattgcatcaaaagaaaCTGCTCCCATTACTTCTCAATTtctcctcccaaaaggaaaatcttagTATTTGAGAAAGCCTTTTGTTACAAATCTGTTCTATGTAGAACCAAATCGGTCTGCATCTATAGATCCCTTCAAAATAGCTTCCTCTTATTTTTCACCTAATTTCTAccggatacctgaagattcctcaaaacatcttcaatattattccagtatcttaatactcaccaactctcttatcATTAAACCAAtctatgataagaatgattctacaaaattaatttaccaCAGTGCTTACATACTTCGAGTCATTACAGAAGCAGAATGGGGAACCAATCCTTGGACCGCTAAAAGACTCTCAGATAcagcactgagttataattattttgattacattaCTACATGGAATCGCTTCATGttttttcaggtacctgatatgagccactATTGGTTCATCAACTTTGATACAAAGTTTAAAAGAACTTTTCCTTATTGGTTTCTTCAATGGTGTGACCGATATAGTTTAATTCTCCAAAACTTCCCTGAGCAGCTCGCAAGAGCTTTTACACATTACACGAATATTGCCGGTATCAAATTAAACCGACACTCTGTAATGTTCCCCTGAActtcatttttgcaagaactacaagcTTCCGTAGATCTTCAAATGGcgttatgagaaaaatgctaatatcATATCCCGtgattatttcacaaaattgTGGGATAAGTTTGGATATACTGATAAAGTTAttaaccagatgattaaagatttccctcaagCCACCCCTGATctacaagacaagaaggaattcccagcaatcaaGACTGGTTCACCTGCTCCTGAATACCCCTTATTGATTcaggcccctaattcaccaactgcttcagcAAAAGGAAAAGCCACTGGCTCATCCTCAAAAAAAATCCTCTAAGTCTACAAAAGATAATATCTTAAACAGGCTTAATAAAAAGGATTTAATAAAACTACTGGAACAACAACTGTCCAAGTCCCTGAGCAACAATTCAGTGGCTTCATACAATAATTTCTTTGGTCATGATTCACCAGATACCCCAAGGTTGGATGATGATTGACTGCTACTTGATATCAAACAAGACTAGCCAAAGTCTTTTCTGAAGATATTCGTCGCCTTGTGCCCAAAGCAGACAGCTAGGAAGACACAGAGACGACCAAATCCTATTTTATCGCCTTGTACCGAAAGCAGCAGCCCCAGAGACAGCTGTAAGACACAATGATGATACCCTGTGCCCGTGATTAAACAGTTCCTGCTGTTCACTCACGGACTTATTctactttaatgattgtaaacaggaactccttgtTATAAAATGAGAAGCCTGCATTGTGCTTAGGCAGAACTCACATTCAAGAGAAACCACCTATCCTCTCTCCCTAATCTTGAGTCTCctaatttctgtaagtgcaaaacTACACTACCTTatgcctgtaattactttaagctttgtaattttaataaaacttatatgtttattacaattaattttgcatatgcatCCATGCATTTGGCTGGTTCAACCGCTTAAATTTTGTgctgcataatttaattattgtgcattTACTCTGATTGCTTTCAtttccttccttctcttcttcttcagtcccTTCTTCTCTCCTTTCCGTTGTTTTGGAATATATACTGCTTCCTGATCATCAAACAACAACTCCATTAATGCATAGTGTTTTCAATGGTTCACACTCGAAACCTCGTACTTATAactctccatttttcttttgcttattttAAGGAAGAACTGAAACAGGTACCAATTTATCAATGCATCTGGCAACCTTTGTATTAAAAACCACTGCACATAATGCAACCAGTAGGGTGTGCAGATATGTTCATAACGGATGCATCGGATGCTTGCTTTGCTATACATTTCCGGTGAGGGAGTGAATAAAGAAGCTGTGTTGAAATCTCTTATCATCTTTGTGGCCACAAATAGTGGAACCTACATGCAATATATACCTATATTATATGATCATCATAAGAAGATCATGAAACGATTAATTAAaccgcatatatatatatatctaagaaTACATTTCTTTGTCACGCCAATatcttcatttttaaataattcaagttaaaaataaaaataaaaaataccaatgTGACAAAAAAAGAGTACAAGGTTATATATGACAAAATGGGGAACCACACAACGTCTCCTATGTGACCTAGAGGGagtaattatttgatattttgtcGGTGTGGTATTCTAACCCATCTATCCCTGATAATCgttagaaaattgaaattatgtAGATATTTCAAGAGCATGATATCGAATGTTACGATGACATGCATGAGTATCACCCAATCCATATTTCGAGAgtacttaaattattaaaattgaggGGAATGATCAATATATTCCTCTCACAAAGTGCTTGTTTGGGTGGAGGATCTTGCAAGCcgtcaaaatattatttttctttgcaaataAAAAAGGAACATAGGAATATAGAACCTGGCATTGAACATCTATTCCGTGTTCCTCGTATTCCAAACCGATGCATCTCGAGAACATTGCCAGATACCTGCGACAAGGTCAAGATCATTAGTACTGATGGCTGAGAATCAATCTGGCCTAGGCGAGGTGAGATGGCTGAGTTCAACCATatcatttggtttaattttaattaataacttcactattattcataactgACTCAAATCATTACATCTTATCGTACTATCCAAACGGCCCTAATTGAGACCAAAAACATCTTACAGCCGATAGTACTTTCTCTCCATTCAAAAACCCTTGTAATTTTGATCTAATTTGAtagaaatcatttcatttcatcttattatatcttctcttaatattcaaatatcataaatatagatattttttaattataaatatttaaaatttttatttaatcattacttaattattataattttttcaaattttcaaacaaacacaaTAAACAAACGGTTCTTCTAAGTACAGGTGGTTTGGCACACCAACTGCGTACCAATTGCCTAGGTGGATTGTTTTGTTAGAtggcatttttaaaaaaagaaaaacaaaagaaagaaggagGAGGGTAAATGAAGTGAATAGAAAGAGAAGACATCAGCTTCATCTCCCTTCCTTAATGCAGGCCTCTCCCCTCCTCATCGCAGGCCACTCAATCCCTCATCTCCCCCCAATCTCCTTTAATTTGATATAAAGGCAATACGATGCATTAGAGCAGTTGGATTCCTATGGACAAGAGACACAACACTAACGAATTATGAATTCGGCACTCCTGGGTGAATCTCGTGTCCGAGTCAATTGGTCAGACGATGATTGCCAATAACCGTTCTCCTATGCTTCCAGACATGGCAAGCTCCACAAattatcaaaaagaaagaaaaaagctaGTAAATTGTAAACTGTGGAGGATGTTGAGTCGAGATCTTCATCTAGTGACACCATTTGTTTATGAGGTCAATTTGGGGGTATTTCTTTTATGTTGAGGAACTCATACTTTCTCAATTCCAAATTGGATAGTCtcattttgcattttcaatGGTATGTGCTTATTGGAAATTCTACCTGCCTTTTCTCCTTAATAAACTTTCCCAAGAGTTGAGAGTGTTGTTCTTTTTGCTCTCGTTGGTTCCACATACTAACTTTTGCCGAAATGGAATTAGACGGAGTAGAGAATGAGAATCGACATTGCTGAAGTgaagaatggagagagagagagagagagagagagagagaggcaaatgGGCGAGAATGGAGGAGAAGGTGGGACGAAACAATCTGTTGGCATTTTTTCGTTCAgagttaaaattgaaaaacactAGTTCACAGTATAGCTTTGTACCTGTTGGCCCTTGGGTGCGTAAAATCGCTTGAGAGTAGAGTTTTCCATAAACAAATTAACTTTTtctaattccaaaataaaaattatattaaaaattatattttaataatattttaactttataatatttttatttaatttttttctctctttttcccaaacatcataaaatattttaactcaaattatttctatctcaactcatctttatttaaatatctcactactattcacaatcatTCTCTAACTAGCTAGGACTTAGAAAGGCTGAACAAAGAAGGAATGATGGTGCAAAAAACGAGAGTAGTAAAGAATTATTCGGAAATACGCACAAGTTCTAAaagatttttagaatttattttaaactatatttgaaacataaaatatttttaatttttaattttaatttttttatctactaTAACTTTTATATTTCCAACTTTCTTATCtgtttttttcataacaaaataaaatattttcattcaaatcatttcaccacaaaattataagatattcCAAATATCCCAATATATGGCcgtaaaaaaaacagaaaatgatgtAACAAAACCAGATGAAACTTACGCTTTTGAGGAAGCATAAAGAGTGCATAAAGGGTAAGCAGAAACGACCATGGAGGAGCCAGAACCAAGTTGACAAtggctcctttcttcttctgcAGCATGCCCGGAAGCACAGCTCTCGTCACCCAAGTTGCAGCATCCATATTCACCCTCATTAAGCTCTCCAAAACCTCAGACTCAACCTCATGAATAAACATCGGATAAGGATCAGGTCCCATCCCAgcattatttatcaaaattccaACATCTAATCCTTTAATCCCTTCCTCCACCATGTTTGATATCTCTTCCACGCTGAATTTTGCCAAGTCTATAACAATATCTTTCACGTCTACTTTTCTTGCAAACCTTTCTCGTATTTCATTCGACGTAGCTTCGAGTTTCGAAGGGTTGCGACCAACTAAGACTAGGTTAATGCCCTTTGAAGCTAACTCCAAGGCAAGGGCTTTGCCGATTCCATCGGTGGAGCCAGTTACGAGAGCCCAAGAGCCATACTCGTTGAGATTCTTTGCAGGACTGAAGAACGAAACCCAGACCCATTTCAGAAATCGGATGAAGGTTTTGCAGAGAGAGATGAAGCCTAAAGAACATGCCACTATCAGGATGAAATCTTGTAACTCCATTGCTGATCGACTGAAGATCATAGCGAAGGTCTCTTAATTTATAAAGTGC
This window contains:
- the LOC121240805 gene encoding very-long-chain 3-oxoacyl-CoA reductase 1-like — translated: MIFSRSAMELQDFILIVACSLGFISLCKTFIRFLKWVWVSFFSPAKNLNEYGSWALVTGSTDGIGKALALELASKGINLVLVGRNPSKLEATSNEIRERFARKVDVKDIVIDLAKFSVEEISNMVEEGIKGLDVGILINNAGMGPDPYPMFIHEVESEVLESLMRVNMDAATWVTRAVLPGMLQKKKGAIVNLVLAPPWYLAMFSRCIGLEYEEHGIDVQCQEAVYIPKQRKGEKKGLKKKRRKEMKAIRLSLGLLLSVQGDKIGFGRLCVFLAVCFGHKATNIFRKDFG